One Caenibius sp. WL genomic window, AGCGGTGGGCTTTCGTCTCCTATTATCGATGTAGTGTCATAGAAGGGTCTAGTTACTTCACGCCAGAAGTCATTTCTCAGATAATGTTCTACAAAATCTGTTGAGATTAGAACATCATCTGATGAAGGTACTTCTCTGTGATCGCTCTCATTCGACATTTTTCGCCTTTGTCATTCGGGCCATTAAGTTCCCTCCGCCGAGGGAGCGATTGTTGAGAAGGTTTTCGGGGCCGTAATCCGTGTGGCAACAAACTGGAACAAGCGATTACGAATCTGCAATTGCTTATGCAATTTAAACTATATAAATCATATAGTTATTGTGAACATTCAATTGCATATCCCTACCTGCTTGGTTGAATGAGGCGGGGTTACTGGATATAGGGGGGGCGGGCTAGCTCGCATGGAAAGAAGGCCGTGTGGCCATCTGGAAATCACCCACCTCAACATGCTGTCGCCTTGCTTCAGGCCGAGAGGCCGTGAGCGACGGCCATGTGTGGAGAGGTTCAATGTGCCGAGCTGCGCAGATTGAATTCCGTGCTTGAGCTTCAGCGAAGCGCAGCGCGTCATTCGCTTGAGTGCGCCTGGTCGATTGATCGGAACATTGGTTCCGATCGCCGAGCCTGATTCTCGCTGACCAGAATTCCGCAGAGCAGGGCTGCTGCCGGATCGACCGAGTATGGATGGGTGGCTCGACAGCAAACGGGGCATTCTCTGAGGCAGATCGGCAAGCTCTGAGAGCGAGAATCGCTTCAAAAGATGATCTTTGTCGCGCGCATACGCCGCACTCTGAAGATGACAGGACATGACATCAAGTGACATGCAGTGAGATTGTGAGGGGGTGGAGCTTAAAATAAGTAAGGCCTGTGGGATGGGAAGTGCCGAAAATAACAGATGAGGGGTAATGGGTCATTTATAGGGTAATTCTGTTATAAGAATTAGCTAACTGGCGGTAATACTCATATTATTTATAAAGATTCATGTATCCCTTCTTGGTTTGTCTGGAGGGGTTATTGGTCTTGCAGAGTCAAAATGTTCAGGGGTGGGGGTTTTAAGGTCACCTGCTTATTTTCGGCCATATTTGGCCGGAGTGGCTAAGGGAGCTCTAGCCTCGACTAGTTCGCAACGCTCAATGTCGAAGGTAACAATGATGGACGGAAATTCTTCAACTATCTCCAAATTCGGGCTTAAGGCGGCCTCTTGGCGCGAGGCCCTGCTTCATGGTGGTCGAGTGGGCAAGTACAAGGGCATTGCTGGCGGTATTGCCCCGCACTCGATCGGTGCTACCTCGGCGTTCGCTACTGCCGCCTTGGCATTTGGCGGTGTCATGTTCTCGGCCACCCCAGCTTTTGCAGGCGATTGCACTTTTGATGGCACCACTTACTTGTGCTCGGGCGCGGCAGGTGCGCCTGGCACTGACGCTCCGGTCGCGATCAATCATAATGGAACCACGACGGTAACGACCGAGCCGGGTTTTGGTATCGATGCCAATGCTTCACTGGGAGCCATTACGATTACCGGAACCGGAACCGGTGACATCACTTTTACGGATGTGAATCAGTCTGCGATCACGTCGCAGGGCAATGTTGGTATCCGCGTGTACAGCCAAAATACTGGGGCGGTGAGCATCGATACCAACGGTGTCCTAACCTCTGTCAGCACCGGCGTTGCCGTGCACATGGGCGTCGACACGACTGACGTGACTGTCAAAGTCAACGATGTGAATGCTGGCGATCACGGCGTCCACTTGCTCAATAACCTTGGCACAGGTGATATCTCTATCACCGCCCATGATATCGATGCGGGTGCGACTGGCATCATTTTTGATGCTAGCCCGTTCTCGGGTGACTTCACCGTTGACGTAAATAAGATTACGGCAGGTTTGGACGGAATCTATGGCTTCGCCAGCGGGGATGGCGACGTTGATATCACAGTTCATGACTCGATCGTCGCGGATCGGAATGGCATATGGATGGACGTCGACACCGATGGTCCTTCGAAAGTTAGCATCAATGTAAACAATATCGAAGCCGGGAATGAGGGTATCAATCTCGACACTTCGGTAAGCACGACCGACCTCAATATCGAGGTAAACGACGTCACCTCTCAGGCCAGCGCCATCCATTTTGTCCATCGTGGCACTGGGACGACGACTGTGACCGCGAACGATATTAAGAGCACGAACGGGCATGGCCTTTGGTTCGAGACTCACGGCACCGATACCTTGGTCACCGTTCATGATATCAATACAGCAGGTATCGGCATGTGGATCGATCATGCCGGCTCAGGTTCCGCCACCCTTATCGCTCATGATATTGAGTCTTCCGGCAATGAAGGTATCAATATTGAGACATTCGTGCCTTCGACCGACCTCAATATCGAGGTAAATGATATCACTTCCCAAGCCAGTGGGATTCATTTTGTCCACCGTGGTAGCGGCGACACGATTATCACTGCGAACGATATTACCAGTGAAAGCGGTCTTGGCATCTGGGGGACCACTTACGGTCTCGGCGATACAGCTATCACTGCTCATAATATCGATGCGGCCGGTGAAGGCATTTATGTCGATGTTGCAGGCGCTAACAATGTCACCGACAACAACTACTCGATTGCGGTGAACGACGTTACGGCTGGGGCCAGTGGTATCCGCTTCAATGCTTTCAACACGGGCAACGTGTCGGTGGCTGCGAACGATATTGACGCCGGCTTTATCGGCATTTGGTTCGACAACGCTACGAGCACAAACGACTTTACTGTCACTGCGAACAATATCACGGCTGGAGATGACGGTATCAATGGCTTCGCCAGCGGCACCGGTGCGACCAGCGTCACTGTAGCTGGCAGCATCGTGTCCGGAGATGATGGTATCGAGCTTTATGCCGATAACGCTGATGCAAAGACCGTGAGCTTTGACGTTAACAACGTGAAGGGCGCGGACAACGCCATCTACGTCGGCTCATCTTCCGCAGCCTTGGCTGATCCCACGCTCAACGCGCTGAATGTCACGACCCGTGGGCATATCGAGGCTGGCAGCGGTTGGGGGATATGGACTCAGACTAACGCTGGTGTGATGAGCAACATCACCGTTAAAGACGGTTCGGTCATTGAAGCCAGCAGCGGCGCAGCCATTGGCAACAACGGGGGCGACAGTCACGTCGTCATCGAAAATGCCAAGGAGATTGTCGATGACCCGAACACTCCGGGCGTCGAGAAGTCCAGCGTTAATGGCAGGATCGATCTCGGTGGCGGCGTGGATATTCTTGATCTCCACGGCGGTTTCTCCGGCATTACCCGAGTGGATGGCGGCGGTCAGGCCGGCGATACGCTGAATCTCGATAAGGCCAAAAGCACCTATGATGCGAGCAAGATCGTTGGTTGGGATGTTTTCAACATTGAAGACAGCTACCTCACGCTGGAGGGCGGTCTTGCCAATCTGAACGTGGGCCGAAACGGTGTTGCGGGCACGGGCATCTTCCTGACCGATGGCTCGACGCTGGAAAGCCGTCAGCGCGGCTTGAATATCAATGGTAACCTGACGCTGGCTGCTGGCACGACCTTCATCAGCGACAGGAATGACGATGCGGGCAACCCTGGCCGTGGTGATACCGTAATTTCAGGTTTCCTGCACAATGCGGGCACTGTCTCGCTGCGGGATAATGCTGCTGACGATATCCTTACCGTCAATGGTGCATATGTCGGCAACAACGGTACTTTCCAGATTGAGACTGTACTGGGTGACGATCAATCCAAGACCGATCAGTTGCAGTTCTTTGGCGGTACCTCCGGCACCTCAAAGATCGTGGTGACCAATCTGGGTGGGACCGGCGCGCCGACCGTGGAAGGCATCAAGGTTGTCGATGTGAGGGGGGCTTCGGACGGCACATTCACACTGGTGGGCGACTATGAGATTGCCGGCCAGCAGGCAATCGTTGCCGGCGCATACGCCTACACTTTGCAGAAAAATGGCGTAAGCAACTCAACTGACGGGGATTGGTATCTGCGCTCGAGTCTGGCTCCCGTCGATTCGGGCAATCCTGGGACGGGTGGGCCCGGCACAGGTGAACCTGGTACAGGTGAGCCTGGCACCGGTGGTCCGATTGAGCCGGAGCCCCTCTGCATACCGGGGGTTCCGATCTACGAAGCCTATGGTGCCAACCTGCAGGCGCTCAACGGCTTGGCGACGTTGCAGCAGCGCGTCGGAAACCGGTCTTGGGCAACAGGTGCCGGGATTGCCGGCGGTGGTGTCTGGGGGCGCGTTGAAGGCACCCGCAACCGCGCCAATCCAGGTGTTTCGAGCAGCGGGCTTGACCAGAAGATCAACAGTTGGAAGATGCAGGTGGGGGCCGATCATGTGCTCATCAGCGCAGAAAATGGTGGGCAATTGGTCGCAGGCCTGAATGCCTATTATGGGCAGGCGGAGAGTCACATTCGCTCGCTTTCCGGCAATGGGTTGCTCGAAACCGACGGTTATGGCTTTGGGGCAAGTCTGACCTGGTACGGGCTTAATGGCTTCTATGTCGACGGTCAGGCGCAAGTGAGCTGGTACAACAGTGACCTTACTTCGGATATTTTCGGCAAGCTTGCCGATGGTAACGATGGTAGTGGTGAAGCGTTCAGTTTGGAAATCGGCAAGCGCGCCTCGATCGGCGGTAAGCTTAGCGTTACGCCGCAGGTTCAGATGATCTATTCCAACGTCCGCTTCGACGGTTTGCTTGATCCCACAGGGGCATCGGTTAAATCCGACAAGGGTGATAGCCTGAGGACACGGTGGGGTCTGTCGCTCGACCGCCAGAGTGAGTGGGAACAAGGGCGTAGTCATATCTACGGTCTCATCAACCTGAATTACGAATGGTTGGATGGTACTCGCGCTGTGGTTGCAGGAACCGATATCGACAATGCAAACTATCGGTTCTGGGGTGAACTTGGCCTCGGCGGTAGCATCAGCTGGGGGCAAGGAGTCACACTCTACGCAGAAGTTTCGGGCAGCAGTCCATTCAAGGACTTTGGCGATAGCTATGTGCTCAAAGGTAATGCCGGTCTGCGAGTGGCATTCTAGTGGCATTCTAAAAGCTAACAGCACGGGGCTCGGGCTTGGTAAATCGAGGCCGAGCCCCAAGCTGAGCAAGGTGATGCGGCCTTGCTAATAAAGATCTTCAGCGCGCTGTGGAGGATCGGGCGACCGACAATTGTCATATCATCAACGTCTATGTTTACCGCCTGCGCAAAGAGCTTGCCCGACATGGGATTGTGGACGCTATCATCACTGAAAGAGGCCGATATTCGATCGCAGAGTATAAAGCGCTGACCATAATGAAGATGTTTAATAGAAATTATGATATGGATATACATGTTCCATTATTTACATAAGGATTTTTGACGGATAAATTATATATACATTAATTGCTGATTTATTTTCATAAGTGAAGTTCTGGTTTAAAAATTCGTGATGATGTTTGGTGTGGAAACGTCGCCAAGGTGTAAGTCGCTGGATATTTAAATCAAATCACATATCCTCACTCGCTTATGCACTTTTTATAAAAATATTAATTATTGATTTTTATAATATCTTCATCTTGCGATGATTTGTGGAAGAGGAGTGCGCCGATTGTTCGCTGACCGTATGGAGACGCGGTTTAACGTGCCTAGCTTCGGTGCATGGGGGGGTAATTCACGGAAGGCGCTATTGAACCCTGCTGTCAGTCATCGCTGCTTCTTGGCCGCTGCGATGACTGCACTGCTGCCCTCCGCGCAAGCGTTCGCGCAATGCGCCCCATCGGCGCCAGCTGCGGTCAGCATTTCCTCCGGCAGTTGCTCGGATCCGGCCTTCACCATGAGAGAAAGTGCTGACTCTGCACCTGTGGTCGAGGTCTCCGATAGCGGGGCCTACAACGGCACCTCGATCAATTTGACCGCAATCGGCAGCGGCTTCGGCATGTACGCGACCGGTGGAGGGACGATCAACGTGATCGGCACGTCTATGGAAGGTGCTACGATCACCACCTATGGCACGGGCGGCCATGGCCTCTACACCGATGACGGGGGGCTGATCACCGGCAGCTATACGTCCATCTACACGAATGACGCCGGCGCCGATGGCATCAGGGCGGTTGGGACAGGCAGCAGCGCTACGCTGACAGATAGCCGGATCAACACGGCGTCCGACAATGCGCATGGCGCCTACACGGCAAGCGGCGGGTTGATCAACCTGACCCGCACCGACGTCACAACCTATGGCGTCGGCGCCTCCGCTGCCTTGGCGGATGTTGGGGGCTCGATCAACCTCAGCAACTTGAGCACGTTCAGTTACGGCGATAACGCCCCTGGCGCCGTCGCCTCGGGTTCCGGCAGCAGCCTGACCCTGAACAATACCTATGTGAACACCCACGGCAACGGCAGTGCCGGTCTGTTCGCCCTTGATGGAGGAACGATCACCATCGATGGCGCCGCCGCCACGACCGGCGATTATTACGGAAATACAATTATCGCTAACTCTCCGGGTATGCTCGCCCGGGGCGTTGGCAGCAGCATACAGGTCAGTAACGGTGCAAGTTCCGCCACTTATGGTGCGGACAGCCCGGGCGTGTGGGCCGATGCCGGGGGCAAGATCGACTTTTCGGGCTACGGCATTTTCACCTATCAACCCAATTCCTCCGGCGCGGTGGCGAATGGGGCGGGCAGCATGGTCACCCTGACCAACACTATAGTTCGCACAACCGGCCCTTCCAGCGCAGGTATCCTTGTCAACGGCGCAGGCACGGTCATCGTGACGGGCAGCGAAGTCACCACTGGATATCGGGTGATAGCGGGAACCCCTCCCGTCCTGCAGTTCCCGGATGCGGAGATAGGTCTCGAGGCCCACGGCATCGACGTGGTCGGGGCTGGTAGCCGGCTGCAGGCCGAGAATGACAAGATTACCGCGCATGGAGACGGAGCAATCGGTGTCAGGGTCAGCCAAGGCGGCACGGCCTTGATCACCGGCGGCACTATCACGACCAATGGCGCTGATACCGCCACAGTCGGCGGCGCTGATGGCGTCCGGGCGACCGATGCAGGCAGCACCATCACCCTGTCTGGCACATCGGTCGCCACCACCAACATCGCTGCCATAGGCGTACATGCGATGGCGGGCGGCACGATCACCGCTGCGGATGCAAAAGTCGCCACGCAGGGACAAAACGCCTTCGGTGCGTCTGCACGAGATATTGGCAGCACAATCGGCCTGAGTCATGTCACCATCGCCACTACCGGTGCTGGTGCTGCTGGCCTCCAGGTTAGCAATGCGGGCGGCATACAAGTCACCGGTGGTTCGGTCGCCACCACGGGCAGTGTCGCACACGGTATTGCTGCTATGAACGGCGGGACGATCGATGTCACTGGCGCTACGGTTTCGGCGAATGGCACCGGATCGGCAGCGATCTACGTCACCGGCAATACGCCGAGTGCTGTATCGGTCACCGGTGGCAGCCTGAGCGCCGCCAATAGTGCGATCGTACTCGCCGAGGGCGGCACCGGCACCGTCTCGATCAGTGGTGGCGCCGCAATCACCCCGGCCATAGTCAACGGCCGGGCATTATTGGCGTATGTGACCGAAGATGGGATTGGCACGCCAAGCGACCTGACATTAAACGTAACCGGCATACCAGCGCTGGTTGGCGATGTGGTCATCGGTTCCTCGGCGCTCACCTACAACCTTGGCAACAGCAACTGGACAGGCAATCTGGTGCTGGGTGGCCTGGACGGTATCGCCAGCGCCGATCTTAACGCATCGCAATGGACGGGCGACTTGCTCGCCGATGCCGGTAATAGGGCCGACGTAGCGCTGGTTCAGGGCAGTCTCTGGACCGGGCTGGCGAGGAACGCGACCGATGTTGCAATCTATGCCGGCAGCGCCTGGAATGTCACCGGGAATTCCAATGCAATCGGCAGCGTGAGCAATGCCGGCCTGATTCAGTTTCTGGCACGGCCAGAAGCCTACAGTACACTCACGGTTGACAACTACATCGGCAGTGCCGGTAGCCGCATAGGTTTCAACACCTATCTCGGCGACGACAACTCGCCGTCCAATCTGTTGGTGCTCAATGGCGGCCGAGCTAGCGGCACAACCACCATGTTCGTCAATAACGCCGGCGGTCCAGGTGCGCAAACCGTGGCTGATGGTATTCGGCTGGTGCAGGTAACCGGAGGCGGCACCACCGCTACCGATGCTTTCACGCTTGGTCAGCGCGTCGCTGCCGGAGCCTATGAGTACCAGCTTTTCCGTGGAGGTAGCACCGATCCGAACGATTGGTTCCTCCGATCCCATCTCATCGACACACCGACGGAACCGACGACGCCGGGCGATACAGACATTCCGCTCTACCGTCCGGAAGTGGCGCTCTACGCGCCAATCCCTGCGATTGCTCGGCAGATGGGCCTATCGACCTTGGGAACACTGCATGAGCGCGTTGGGGAGCTGGAGAACCTGCTGGGCCTGTCACAGTCGCGCTCTTATGCGAATGGCATTTGGGGGCGGGGGCTCGGGGAACGGGTTAGTAACCGCTGGAACGGGACGGTAGATGCGAAAGCGACCGGCGACCTGATCGGATTCCAGGCTGGCTTCGATATCCTGCGTCGGACGACGAACAGTGGTCATCGGGACCATGTCGGCGTGTATCTGGCCTACGCCGATTACAACGCGTCCTCGGTGCGCGGCTTCGCTCTGGGGATACAAAATCTGGCAGTGGGCCGCCTGCTGATGAACGGCCCGTCGGTGGGGGGCTATTGGACACATTTTGGGCCGAGTGGTTGGTATCTCGACGCGGTGTTCCAGCGGAGTTGGTACGACGCGAAGGCATCGTCCTTCTATGGAGCGGAAATTTCGACTAATGTGACGGGATACACCGCGTCACTGGAGGCGGGCAACCCGATCCGCTTCGGAAAGGGTGACGCTTGGCTGATCGAGCCGCAGGCGCAGATTATCTACCAGGATGTCTCAGTGGGCCGGGCGCGGGACGCGTATTCCGGTGTGGACTGGAATGCGGGTAAGGCCTGGACCGGACGGCTCGGGGCAAGGTTGCAATACGCCGGTCACAATGAGCGGCGCGTGCTCCAGCCTTATGCGCGAGTCAACCTCTGGCATGCCCTCTCCGGCAGCGATAGCGCGTTCTTTGGACAATCCTCATCAGCCATCAAGACCCGCTTCGGCAACACGGCGCTGGAGGTCGGCGGCGGTGTCACTGCGCAGTTGAATCAGAATGTGAGTCTTTACGGCCAAGCCAGTTACCGTTGGTCGCTCGACGGTGACCGCAACCGCCAGTCCGCAACCGCTGGCACCTTGGGCATCCGGTTCAACTGGTGAGCGGCGCATTCATGCTTCATTTTACCGTTGATCTCCTCCGCGCCGTTCGACGTCTTTCAACGGAAATGGAAATGCGCCCCTACCGTTCGTTGCATCCCGGCGCTTAAACGACGACGACCCAGTTCTCATCTTCGTCATCTCGGGTGCGCCATTTGTTTTCAAAGGCTTATACGGGGTTGCCTTGGAATTAGGCGATTTCCACGTTGCCTTTTGCTTCATTGCCATCCCGTCGCATCCCGTGCTTTTCCGAGTGGTCCGGCTGCTTTGTGTAACATGGATGCGGCATGAGAGGACCTCGTGGGCGGGCTATGCTGCCCAATCGCTTTGGAAATACTCCCACATATATCACGCCCTGTCGCTGAAAGACTGATAGAACCGGAGAACATGGTAAACGAGGCGCATGATGAGGCAGCCATTCAAACTGGCCGCATTTTTCAAATGCCTGTTTCTGCCGCGGGGCCATTGCTGGCGGGATAGTCTGTCGCGCTCCGATCAGCGGGTTTGCCTATACTGCGGGCTGCGAAGATTGCGCTCAGCCAGCGACGCTTAGTCGTCAGCCTTGGCAGCGTGGAAGGGCAAGCTGACCGACACCTTATCCGGCTAAACACTTAGTTGCTGGTCACGATCACCACGCAGAGCTAGTGAGGCAGGCTAGTCATGTCTGTTCGCCTAACACGTATTTTTAACCTTGGTCGGCGATGTCTAAGCGTCTGTCGAAGAAGGGGGCAATATGATCGATTTCCAAAACGGATCAGTGTTCAAACTCAAGGCGAACAACGAATACACCTCCAAAGCGGCTGAAATACTTATTTCGGGGGAAACGATTCTTAGTGCTTTTAAGGCTTTGCGAGATGGTGTGGTTTTCACCGACAAGCGCGTCATCGCAGTGAACGTCCAAGGTATCACGGGGAAGAAGAAAGACTTCATGTCGCTGCCCTACAGCAAGATCACTGCTTTCTCCGTAGAGACGGCTGGCTCGTTAGATTTGGATTCCGAACTCGAGATGTATTTCTCAGGTCTCGGGCGGGTCAAATTCGAATTTATTGGCCAGACGAATGTCGTTGAGATCGGGCGGACCATCGCAAGCTACGCACTCTGATTGCAACATGGGACAAAAATGGCGGAATACCCTGGATAAAACGCGCTAGGGTATCTCAGCCTTAACGCATGACCATCAATCCCGATATCGCAAAGCGTCGACAATGACCTTGAACGCAGGGAGGTTCTGGCGGCGGCTGGGATAGTAGAGGAAATAACCGTCGAACAAGGGCGACCAATCGGCGAGAACCAGTCGCAGATTGCCCGATGCGATGTGCCGTTCCACGATATCTTCGGGGACATAGGCGATGCCGTACCCGTTCACCGCCGCGTCGATCATGGCGTAGCTGTTGTTGAACGTGAGTTGCCCTTCGACCCGGACCCGCAGCTCTTGCCCGTCCTTTTCGAACTCCCAAGCGTAGAGCCCGCCAGCGGTTTCGTGGCGCATGTTGATGCAGATATGCTGAACCAGATCCTGCGGATGGCGCGGCACCCCGTGAGTATCGAGATAGGCGGGCGCGGCCACGGCCACCAGCCGCCAGTCCGGGCCGATGCGTACCGCGATCATGTCCTTTTCGACGCTTTCGCCGAGCCGTACGCCCGCGTCGAACCCTTCCTCGACGATATTGCGGAACGTGCTGTCGAGGATCAATTCGACGCTGATATCGGGATAGGTGCGCAGGACAGGCTTCAGCCTGGGCCAGACGACGCTTTCGAG contains:
- a CDS encoding autotransporter outer membrane beta-barrel domain-containing protein, whose translation is MSKVTMMDGNSSTISKFGLKAASWREALLHGGRVGKYKGIAGGIAPHSIGATSAFATAALAFGGVMFSATPAFAGDCTFDGTTYLCSGAAGAPGTDAPVAINHNGTTTVTTEPGFGIDANASLGAITITGTGTGDITFTDVNQSAITSQGNVGIRVYSQNTGAVSIDTNGVLTSVSTGVAVHMGVDTTDVTVKVNDVNAGDHGVHLLNNLGTGDISITAHDIDAGATGIIFDASPFSGDFTVDVNKITAGLDGIYGFASGDGDVDITVHDSIVADRNGIWMDVDTDGPSKVSINVNNIEAGNEGINLDTSVSTTDLNIEVNDVTSQASAIHFVHRGTGTTTVTANDIKSTNGHGLWFETHGTDTLVTVHDINTAGIGMWIDHAGSGSATLIAHDIESSGNEGINIETFVPSTDLNIEVNDITSQASGIHFVHRGSGDTIITANDITSESGLGIWGTTYGLGDTAITAHNIDAAGEGIYVDVAGANNVTDNNYSIAVNDVTAGASGIRFNAFNTGNVSVAANDIDAGFIGIWFDNATSTNDFTVTANNITAGDDGINGFASGTGATSVTVAGSIVSGDDGIELYADNADAKTVSFDVNNVKGADNAIYVGSSSAALADPTLNALNVTTRGHIEAGSGWGIWTQTNAGVMSNITVKDGSVIEASSGAAIGNNGGDSHVVIENAKEIVDDPNTPGVEKSSVNGRIDLGGGVDILDLHGGFSGITRVDGGGQAGDTLNLDKAKSTYDASKIVGWDVFNIEDSYLTLEGGLANLNVGRNGVAGTGIFLTDGSTLESRQRGLNINGNLTLAAGTTFISDRNDDAGNPGRGDTVISGFLHNAGTVSLRDNAADDILTVNGAYVGNNGTFQIETVLGDDQSKTDQLQFFGGTSGTSKIVVTNLGGTGAPTVEGIKVVDVRGASDGTFTLVGDYEIAGQQAIVAGAYAYTLQKNGVSNSTDGDWYLRSSLAPVDSGNPGTGGPGTGEPGTGEPGTGGPIEPEPLCIPGVPIYEAYGANLQALNGLATLQQRVGNRSWATGAGIAGGGVWGRVEGTRNRANPGVSSSGLDQKINSWKMQVGADHVLISAENGGQLVAGLNAYYGQAESHIRSLSGNGLLETDGYGFGASLTWYGLNGFYVDGQAQVSWYNSDLTSDIFGKLADGNDGSGEAFSLEIGKRASIGGKLSVTPQVQMIYSNVRFDGLLDPTGASVKSDKGDSLRTRWGLSLDRQSEWEQGRSHIYGLINLNYEWLDGTRAVVAGTDIDNANYRFWGELGLGGSISWGQGVTLYAEVSGSSPFKDFGDSYVLKGNAGLRVAF
- a CDS encoding autotransporter outer membrane beta-barrel domain-containing protein, which codes for MTALLPSAQAFAQCAPSAPAAVSISSGSCSDPAFTMRESADSAPVVEVSDSGAYNGTSINLTAIGSGFGMYATGGGTINVIGTSMEGATITTYGTGGHGLYTDDGGLITGSYTSIYTNDAGADGIRAVGTGSSATLTDSRINTASDNAHGAYTASGGLINLTRTDVTTYGVGASAALADVGGSINLSNLSTFSYGDNAPGAVASGSGSSLTLNNTYVNTHGNGSAGLFALDGGTITIDGAAATTGDYYGNTIIANSPGMLARGVGSSIQVSNGASSATYGADSPGVWADAGGKIDFSGYGIFTYQPNSSGAVANGAGSMVTLTNTIVRTTGPSSAGILVNGAGTVIVTGSEVTTGYRVIAGTPPVLQFPDAEIGLEAHGIDVVGAGSRLQAENDKITAHGDGAIGVRVSQGGTALITGGTITTNGADTATVGGADGVRATDAGSTITLSGTSVATTNIAAIGVHAMAGGTITAADAKVATQGQNAFGASARDIGSTIGLSHVTIATTGAGAAGLQVSNAGGIQVTGGSVATTGSVAHGIAAMNGGTIDVTGATVSANGTGSAAIYVTGNTPSAVSVTGGSLSAANSAIVLAEGGTGTVSISGGAAITPAIVNGRALLAYVTEDGIGTPSDLTLNVTGIPALVGDVVIGSSALTYNLGNSNWTGNLVLGGLDGIASADLNASQWTGDLLADAGNRADVALVQGSLWTGLARNATDVAIYAGSAWNVTGNSNAIGSVSNAGLIQFLARPEAYSTLTVDNYIGSAGSRIGFNTYLGDDNSPSNLLVLNGGRASGTTTMFVNNAGGPGAQTVADGIRLVQVTGGGTTATDAFTLGQRVAAGAYEYQLFRGGSTDPNDWFLRSHLIDTPTEPTTPGDTDIPLYRPEVALYAPIPAIARQMGLSTLGTLHERVGELENLLGLSQSRSYANGIWGRGLGERVSNRWNGTVDAKATGDLIGFQAGFDILRRTTNSGHRDHVGVYLAYADYNASSVRGFALGIQNLAVGRLLMNGPSVGGYWTHFGPSGWYLDAVFQRSWYDAKASSFYGAEISTNVTGYTASLEAGNPIRFGKGDAWLIEPQAQIIYQDVSVGRARDAYSGVDWNAGKAWTGRLGARLQYAGHNERRVLQPYARVNLWHALSGSDSAFFGQSSSAIKTRFGNTALEVGGGVTAQLNQNVSLYGQASYRWSLDGDRNRQSATAGTLGIRFNW
- a CDS encoding PH domain-containing protein, yielding MIDFQNGSVFKLKANNEYTSKAAEILISGETILSAFKALRDGVVFTDKRVIAVNVQGITGKKKDFMSLPYSKITAFSVETAGSLDLDSELEMYFSGLGRVKFEFIGQTNVVEIGRTIASYAL
- a CDS encoding LysR family transcriptional regulator; translated protein: MARTDLNQLTWFQAVAQERSFTRAAARLGVAQSTLSHTIKQLEARLGIRLLTRTTRNVAPTAAGERLLQTITPRIAEIEEEIASLTALGEKPSGSIRLTLSDHALESVVWPRLKPVLRTYPDISVELILDSTFRNIVEEGFDAGVRLGESVEKDMIAVRIGPDWRLVAVAAPAYLDTHGVPRHPQDLVQHICINMRHETAGGLYAWEFEKDGQELRVRVEGQLTFNNSYAMIDAAVNGYGIAYVPEDIVERHIASGNLRLVLADWSPLFDGYFLYYPSRRQNLPAFKVIVDALRYRD